The proteins below are encoded in one region of Pseudomonas entomophila L48:
- a CDS encoding DUF1329 domain-containing protein gives MKRRPLSLLGGALLALLGTTTSFTAVAALTPTGAEKAGNADGSIPAWTGGLTQAPAGWSPGHGDPYAGDKRLYSIDASNVTQYQAQLPEGQVALIKAYPGYRLDVYPSHRSCAIPDEVAQRTQAFAGQASIGADGWRLERAAGAAVPFPQPKSGIEVLWNYKLRYMAKGRKAQISFLRREPAGGLTEVRQWASEYYPYNDPAVKAPADTDDVEAKLLYDIQSPSSRAGEMYLVHARLDQPQNAWIYFPGQRRVRQAPTFAYDNPIAGSDNLYFVDQINMFTGALDRYDFKLLGKREMVVPYNSYRLVDKTNTYDKLIGEHYLDRDAQRYEKHRVWVVEATVKADKRHSFAKRVFYFDEDSWSLLHVDMYDAKGNLWRVQEGSLWADPEIQACTSFEYVSYDLIARRYIADGFTQQGAALDLTAGLQGRVSDKQFNAGELRRRGER, from the coding sequence ATGAAACGACGCCCCCTGTCCCTGTTGGGCGGCGCGCTGCTGGCGCTGCTCGGTACCACCACCTCGTTCACGGCCGTCGCGGCCCTCACCCCCACAGGCGCCGAGAAGGCTGGCAACGCCGACGGCAGCATCCCCGCCTGGACCGGCGGCCTGACCCAGGCCCCGGCCGGCTGGTCGCCAGGCCACGGCGACCCCTACGCCGGCGATAAGCGCCTGTACTCGATCGACGCCAGCAACGTGACCCAATACCAGGCGCAGTTGCCGGAAGGGCAGGTGGCGCTGATCAAGGCCTACCCGGGCTACCGCCTCGACGTGTACCCCAGCCACCGCAGCTGCGCGATCCCTGACGAGGTGGCGCAGCGCACCCAGGCCTTCGCCGGCCAGGCCAGCATCGGTGCCGACGGCTGGCGCCTGGAGCGTGCCGCCGGGGCGGCAGTACCGTTCCCGCAACCCAAGAGTGGCATCGAGGTGCTGTGGAACTACAAGCTGCGCTACATGGCCAAGGGCCGCAAGGCGCAGATCTCGTTCCTGCGCCGCGAGCCGGCCGGCGGCCTCACCGAGGTGCGCCAGTGGGCCAGCGAGTACTACCCCTACAACGACCCGGCGGTGAAGGCCCCGGCAGACACCGACGACGTCGAGGCCAAGCTGCTCTACGACATCCAGTCGCCGTCCTCGCGCGCCGGCGAGATGTACCTGGTGCACGCCCGCCTGGACCAGCCGCAGAACGCCTGGATCTACTTCCCCGGCCAGCGTCGCGTGCGCCAGGCGCCGACCTTCGCCTACGACAACCCGATCGCCGGCTCCGACAACCTGTACTTCGTCGACCAGATCAACATGTTCACCGGCGCCCTGGACCGCTACGACTTCAAGCTGCTGGGCAAGCGCGAGATGGTGGTGCCGTACAACTCCTACCGCCTGGTGGACAAGACCAACACCTACGACAAGCTGATCGGCGAGCACTACCTGGACCGCGACGCCCAGCGCTACGAGAAGCACCGGGTGTGGGTGGTGGAGGCCACGGTCAAGGCCGACAAGCGCCACTCGTTCGCCAAGCGCGTGTTCTATTTCGACGAGGACAGCTGGAGCCTGCTGCACGTGGACATGTACGACGCCAAGGGCAACCTGTGGCGGGTGCAGGAGGGCAGCCTGTGGGCCGATCCCGAGATCCAGGCCTGCACCAGCTTCGAGTACGTCAGCTACGACCTGATCGCCCGGCGCTACATCGCCGACGGCTTCACCCAGCAGGGCGCGGCCCTGGACCTCACCGCCGGCCTGCAAGGACGGGTCAGCGACAAGCAGTTCAACGCAGGCGAGCTACGCCGTCGCGGCGAGCGCTGA